The Toxorhynchites rutilus septentrionalis strain SRP chromosome 3, ASM2978413v1, whole genome shotgun sequence genome includes a region encoding these proteins:
- the LOC129774921 gene encoding uncharacterized protein LOC129774921 produces the protein MSSDNKINPNKVDITKGTNPKDKAKNNDNKSNNGNTNNTKKQARLCPGRDIYERMNFLYQAAALMAESVPVLSGTYGKLMKSVGKKAVLRIEPAIKRTLCVRCGVVLSPTSTANYTDYRHKKLSYVEVECKLCGFRKKFYSRKNYRIRLEDPESIVESMTFE, from the exons atgtcttCCGACAATAAAATTAATCCTAATAAAGTGGATATAACAAAGGGCACAAATCCAAAAGATAAAGCCAAAAACAACGATAATAAAAGCAATAATGGCAATACAAACAACACCAAGAAGCAAGCACGGCTATGTCCCGGACGTGATATCTACGAACGTATGAATTTTTTGTATCAGGCCGCAGCACTGATGGCAGAATCTGTCCCTGTGCTGTCCGGAACCTATGGCAAACTGATGAAATCTGTTGGCAAAAAAGCCGTTCTTCGGAT AGAACCCGCTATTAAACGGACCTTGTGTGTGAGATGTGGAGTAGTGTTAAGTCCGACCTCAACGGCAAACTACACTGATTATCGGCACAAAAAACTCAGCTACGTCGAAGTGGAATGCAAACTTTGTGGTTTTAGGAAAAAGTTTTACAGCAGGAAGAACTACAGGATACGTCTGGAAGATCCAGAATCGATTGTAGAATCAATGACTTTTGAATAA
- the LOC129774916 gene encoding WD repeat-containing and planar cell polarity effector protein fritz — MLTLLSELRFWSIKDDIAVKDTDLGACKYFEKRSESAKSIYAEGKRQYFESRGFKWNVDNKKPNKLRNALKLLEEELRQRQIVFCKWKNNVILQIMLSNGLIIHVAINPFTGDIVRIYFDKYFVGKLISEQITDVIITRTHILISYNENQITFVHLQKPTAKRNNLEKVGLMEPKICNVIIGGPTARKIPKHLVCSGSQDLVIVWTKSSQNEVYPWRPTVKDQDRANMHVYKLNGAKLELLCYYWTEYDPISVDFSLMNSFQIHSVEQKVSKKGDVTIDSCIYQIQKLKMRRVAVTSIPLQTQVCCNAFSPDHEKLMLGCIDGSIILFDEGRGITHLVKAAFIPMFVSWHSDSSVMMIANEKCQFQCFDIALSCVRTQLMSEEIVPSNTLDLSNYFSHPSNLAKLCWSKKPEITEHFEKHAITDSFLLLAFENGPIGCLRLVGGSGLKGDVHTSGLTADVLIHKYISLNQVEKAINILLSLNWDTYGAMCLLSLHRIANYVFKQPLGTERELQLQKALGSFLVPVKPLCYETEVEFGDQVNDITLRFFHYLLRNKSYNKAFSLAIDINDADLFLKLHDKAKADGDVELAKEALKKVDDINRICTDRSDSDHSLCSHSSCSLCADSFDDEGEDDGSEHESLPLPLPRLGKTTNQDSTSFKSYSTSSSSSKSSQIRNGTLRHPPLPKTNESNNHGSIKLTTRTSTTKKRTNSEYNNDRPPLPYVPNEPPTITMQRSQTATALKLTKQQQTRISQFKLKGRSLSSSNLLSFPDNSSPYGGSSIQRGNVRSRLNPREKVAKLYTSAASSLSMEQLDISKRPINQTQQPFYAEFMGNPAARPPPSGHHVVIDVVPKPTDSLQPPNALKYPSTNILDQTIGIPVAQDEPDFGQNLRRAWFSSQSHFRSIPNSSNSNNAPRTVIHQYPLISGNIPSKFQPKFHQQPLNLFDRTRSQRRKETVTASILSNNTNASSFATAGPSSSSSSSSTKKESGEKNKVKFSDTVTVAVVPEIPRKEKIADKPRKPGYNPLIADPKRELAESLPLCHPNDDYLKDFTPMQDIGNNDQENPKEGKKIPNIKVVHFGVV; from the exons ATGTTGACATTGCTGAGCGAATTACGTTTCTGGTCCATCAAGGATGACATCGCCGTCAAGGACACCGATCTGGGAGCTTGCAA GTATTTCGAGAAGCGTTCTGAAAGTGCTAAATCGATATACGCGGAGGGCAAAAGGCAATACTTCGAATCTAGGGGGTTCAAGTGGAACGTGGATAATAAAAAACCTAATAAACTAAGAAATGCTCTGAAGTTACTGGAAGAAGAATTGAGGCAAAGACAGATAGTATTCTGTAAGTGGAAGAACAATGTCATCCTTCagattatgctctcaaatggaTTGATTATACATGTGGCGATCAATCCGTTCACTGGCGACATCGTTCGTATCTACTTCGATAAATACTTTGTCGGGAAGCTCATTTCCGAACAAATCACGGATGTTATCATAACCCGAACGCACATTTTGATTTCGTACAATGAGAATCAGATTACGTTCGTGCACCTGCAGAAGCCAACGGCGAAGAGGAATAATTTAGAGAAGGTCGGTCTGATGGAACCGAAGATATGCAATGTGATAATTGGCGGACCAACGGCTAGAAAAATTCCCAAGCATCTTGTGTGCAGCGGTTCGCAAGATTTGGTTATTGTGTGGACTAAGTCTTCCCAGAATGAGGTCTATCCATGGAGGCCGACTGTCAAGGATCAGGACCGTGCCAATATGCACGTGTACAAACTGAACGGAGCCAAGCTGGAGCTACTTTGCTACTACTGGACGGAGTATGATCCCATTTCAGTGGACTTCTCACTTATGAACAGCTTCCAGATACATTCAGTCGAACAGAAGGTCTCGAAAAAG GGAGATGTGACAATAGACAGTTGTATATATCAAATTCAGAAATTGAAAATGCGCCGAGTGGCGGTGACATCAATCCCCTTACAAACGCAGGTCTGCTGTAACGCTTTCAGTCCGGATCACGAAAAGCTTATGCTGGGCTGCATCGATGGATCGATCATACTGTTCGATGAAGGACGGGGTATCACCCATCTCGTGAAGGCGGCATTT ATCCCAATGTTTGTCTCGTGGCACAGTGATTCATCCGTAATGATGATAGCGAATGAGAAGTGTCAATTTCAATGCTTCGATATCGCTCTTTCCTGCGTGAGGACACAGCTAATGAGCGAGGAGATTGTGCCTTCGAATACGCTGGATCTGTCGAACTACTTTTCCCATCCGTCAAATCTTGCCAAACTGTGCTGGAGCAAAAAACCAGAAATCACAGAACACTTTGAAAAGCACGCGATAACGGACTCGTTTCTGTTGCTTGCGTTCGAGAATGGGCCGATCGGTTGCTTGCGGCTAGTCGGTGGCAGTGGACTGAAGGGAGACGTCCACACGTCCGGCCTCACCGCCGATGTACTAATCCACAAATATATCTCGCTAAATCAGGTGGAGAAAGCTATAAATATTCTTTTAAGTCTGAACTGGGACACATATGGGGCGATGTGCCTGCTCTCGTTGCACCGAATAGCAAACTATGTATTCAAGCAACCGTTGGGAACGGAGCGAGAGTTACAATTGCAGAAAGCTCTCGGAAGCTTCCTGGTACCTGTGAAACCTTTGTGTTATGAGACTGAAGTTGAGTTTGGCGACCAAGTCAACGACATTACACTTCGTTTCTTCCATTACCTGTTAAGAAACAAATCCTACAATAAGGCATTTAGTCTCGCAATCGACATCAACGATGCTGACCTGTTTCTCAAACTGCACGACAAAGCGAAAGCTGACGGGGACGTCGAGCTGGCGAAGGAAGCGCTGAAGAAAGTGGATGACATCAATCGGATATGTACAGATCGCAGCGACAGTGACC ATTCCCTTTGTTCACACTCTTCTTGCTCGCTGTGCGCGGACAGTTTCGATGACGAGGGAGAGGACGATGGATCGGAGCATGAAAGTTTACCTTTGCCGTTGCCTCGGTTGGGAAAAACGACAAACCAAGACAGCACCAGCTTCAAATCATATTCCACCTCATCGAGCTCTTCGAAATCGTCACAAATTAGGAACGGTACTCTCAGGCATCCACCGTTGCCTAAAACGAACGAGAGCAATAATCACGGTAGCATCAAATTGACCACTCGGACGTCCACCACAAAAAAGCGCACGAATAGTGAATACAACAACGACCGACCACCATTGCCATATGTGCCGAATGAGCCACCGACGATAACGATGCAGCGAAGCCAAACGGCGACGGCATTGAAACTCACCAAACAGCAGCAAACTCGAATCTCACAATTCAAACTGAAAGGAAGATCCCTAAGTTCGAGTAATCTGTTATCGTTTCCGGATAATTCATCTCCCTATGGCGGATCATCGATTCAGAGGGGTAACGTTCGAAGCCGTTTGAACCCTCGCGAAAAAGTAGCCAAACTGTACACTTCTGCGGCTAGTAGTCTTTCGATGGAGCAACTCGATATATCCAAAAGACCTATCAATCAAACGCAACAACCATTTTATGCAGAATTTATGGGCAATCCTGCAGCGCGACCCCCTCCCAGTGGTCATCATGTGGTCATTGACGTCGTACCGAAACCAACCGATTCCTTGCAGCCACCGAATGCACTAAAGTATCCGTCCACAAACATACTTGATCAAACCATAGGTATACCAGTGGCACAAGACGAACCGGATTTTGGCCAGAATCTACGCAGGGCATGGTTCTCCTCGCAGTCTCACTTTCGGAGTATTCCGAACAGTTCCAACTCTAACAACGCACCTCGGACTGTGATTCATCAGTATCCGCTGATATCCGGCAATATaccgtcaaaatttcagcccaaATTCCACCAACAGCCGCTGAATTTGTTCGATCGAACACGCTCCCAGCGACGCAAGGAAACCGTGACGGCATCGATTCTTTCCAACAATACAAATGCGTCCTCGTTTGCAACCGCCGGACCCTCTAGTTCGTCGTCGTCTTCCTCGACGAAAAAGGAAAGTGGCGAAAAGAATAAGGTAAAATTCTCCGATACCGTCACCGTCGCGGTTGTGCCG GAAATTCCGAGAAAAGAGAAAATTGCAGATAAACCGCGCAAACCAGGATATAATCCGTTGATAGCCGACCCTAAGCGGGAATTGGCAGAAAGTTTACCACTGTGCCATCCGAATGATGACTATTTAAAGGATTTTACCCCAATGCAAG ATATTGGCAACAACGATCAGGAAAACCCCAAAGAGGGCAAAAAAATTCCCAACATTAAGGTGGTACATTTTGGTGTGGTGTGA